In Humulus lupulus chromosome 6, drHumLupu1.1, whole genome shotgun sequence, a single genomic region encodes these proteins:
- the LOC133785148 gene encoding uncharacterized protein LOC133785148, protein MSFTALCARYDVHHRKALFYHPIANGQAEVSNREIKCILEKTVNTSRKDWSKNLDDSLWADHTTSKTPIAYENAIIFKNKSKAFHDKQILRKDFQPGDKVLLFNSRLKLFPGKLKSRWPGPYTVGSSLCYGAVQVHSGKTRHFKVNGQRLKHYLEGPVEKCKSVGILEPI, encoded by the exons aTGTCGTTCACTGCTCTTTGTGCTCGCTACGATGTTCATCATCGAAAAGCATTGTTTTATCATCCAATTGCGAATGGCCAAGCCGAGGTGTCAAATAGGGagattaaatgtattttggaaAAGACTGTAAATACGTCAAGGAAAGATTGGTCAAAGAATCTTGATGATTCACTTTGGGCTGATCACACTACATCTAAAACTccgattg cttatgagaatgcgataatttttaaaaacaagtcGAAGGCCTTTCATGATAAGCAGATATTGAGGAAGGATTTTCAACCAGGAGATAAAGTTCTGCTATTTAATTCAAGACTTAAGCTTTTTCCTGGTAAATTGAAGTCGAGATGGCCAGGACCGTACACGGTAGGTTCTTCTCTTTGTTATGGAGCAGTGCAAGTTCATAGTGGGAAGACAAGACActttaaggtgaatggtcagagattgaagcattaTTTGGAAGGCCCAGTGGAAAAATGCAAGTCCGTGGGGATTTTGGAACCAATTTGA